ttattttgcagctcatttagagcattttttagctcctcctgtttcttagtcccttgatctccatagtaatagattctctgctgtcctctatacttttttcaagcccagcaattaattttatgaatattattttaaattcattttctgctatattgcttaaatcatttttgatcagttcgttagctgtcctacttcctggagtttcttttgaggggaattctgttttgtcattttggatagtccctggggtggcagggaactgcagggctcttccacTGTgttgtctggagtaacttgtgtttgTAGGCAggcgcagtcagacctgatgtctgcccccagcccaccgatggggccacagtcagactggtgtgtgccttatcttctctcccaggggcaggactcactgtggagtggtgtggcccctgtctgggctacttgcacactgccaggcttgtggtgctgcttctatgggatctggcctattagccggggtggatccgcaaggtgcacaggggcaggaggggcgggCATAGCTCgctttgccttcagtggtccGCTTGGGGAGGGgtcctgtggcaccgggagggaggcagacccattggagggatggatccgcagaagcacagcgttgggtgtttgcccggtgcaagcaagtttgtgacgggaactggttccctttgggattttggctgggggatgggcgagggagatggcgcttcccagcgcctttgtttcctgccaagctgagctctgtcctccggggtTCAACAACTCTTCCTCCTGTTGTCCTTTAGCCCTCCcgtctccaagcagagctgttgacttgtaaaattccagatgttaagtcccactggctgtcagaacacactccatccggcccctccacttttgcaagccagactctggggctctgccttgccgggtgtgctggctgcccctccaccgccctggctccctcccgccagtctttGTAGCtcgcactgcctctctgcccttcctaccctcttccatgggcctctcgtctacgcttggctccggagagtccgttctgctagtcttctggcagtgtTCTGGGTAAATTAGGCAGATATGGGTGGAATCTAGGTGATCATCAGGACGCAGTGTGCCCAGTGTCCTCCTGCGCCGCCATCTTCTGAAAAGtcccttcatttgttttttagatttcacatgtgaGTGTAATCTTacggtatttttctttctctgacttatttcactgggCAGAATATCctctgggttcatccatgttatcgcaaatggcaagatctcatcctttctCATGGCTGCATAatgttccagtgtgtgtgtgtgtgtgtgtgtgtgtgtgtgtgtgtgtgtacacataatATATACCATGTCTTCCTTATCTGTTtgtctatcgatggacatttaggttgcttccaaagcttggctattgtaaataatgctgcagtgaacacaggggtGCTTATTTCCtttatagtgtttttgttttctttgggcaaacACCCActaatggaattattggatcatatgttatttctatttttaatttctttttttcaaaaattgccAATGCTGACTATATTTTAAATCATCCTGGCAAGATATTGGGAAAAGttttcaattagcaataatcATGCCTcagataaacctcattggctatgATACTCCCACTGTGCAAAGCttctatctttaaattttgattaaccttcatactgttttccacagtatctgccccaatttacattcccaccaacagtgtacaagggttcctttttctcaccAACTCTTGTTACTTCTTaactttttgattttagccattcttacaggtgtaaggtgatatctcattgtagttttgatttgtgtttctctgatgatattgagcatcttttcatatgtctcttggccatctatatggtcttctttagagaaatgtcaattaaggtcctctgcccattttttaatcagattgtttgctttttggtattgagttgtagaagttttttttttatgttttggttagtaaccctttattggatatatcatttgcaaatatttttccatttattaggttgcctttttgtttcattgattgtttccttcactgtgaagctttttatttttgtttagtcccagtagttaatttttgcttttgtttcccttgttttaggagacaaatctagaaaaatgttgccatgctgatgttagagaaattactgcctgtgtcctcttctaagatttttatactttcagatctcacatttaggtcttgatctattttgggtttatttttatgtgtggcaTTAGAAAGTGGTTCagcttcattctttaaaatttcttttttaacatttatttatttttgagagacagagcatgagcaggggaggggcagagagagaggaagacacagaatctgaagcaggctccaggctccaagctgccagagcccaacacggggctcgaactcacgaatcacgagatcatgacctaggccgaagtcagatacttaacccactgatccacccaggcgcccccagtttaattcttttacatgtggctgtTCAGTCTTccaagcaccatttattgaagagactttttcccattgtatatcttgccttttttgtcataaattagttgaccatataagtaTAGGTTTGTATCTGGggtttttattctgttcccttgatgtgtgtatctgtttttgtgtcagtaccatactatttttttttaatgtttatttatttgtgagagaaagacagagtgcgagcaagggaggggcagagagagagggagataaagaatccgaagcagtctccaggctctgagctgtcagcacagagcccgacatggggctcaaacccacgatctatgagatcatgacctaagccaaagtttgacgcttaacccaccgagccacccctgtgccccattaccatactgttttgattacttcagctttgtagtatatcttgaaatctggaattgtgattcctatagctttgtttttgtttctcaagattgttttggcaatTCGGGGTCTTTGTAGTTCTGTACATATTTTAGTACTGTTTCccctagctttgtgaaaaatgctgttggtattttgatagtgattgtcttggaatctgtagattgctttgggcagtatgaacatttaataatattctcccaatccatgagcatggaatatttttttagttgtgtcatcttcaatttctttcatcagtgtgttAAAGTTTTTAGAGTacatgtctttcacctctttggttaagcctattcctagatatttcattctttttgatgcaattgtaaaaggaattgttttcttaatttctccttatgctattttgttattaatatataGGAATACTATCAATTTCTGggtattcattttgtatcctgcaactttacttcATTCATTTGCTGGTAAAGTGTTTAGGATttgattaacttttttaaatggcattttttactatattataatcagtaattatgaaaatatttcaaatctatttttgtcCATGCAGCTAGaaatttctctcatttaataggtctaatagcatttaaaaagacaaattggtGGTATATTCAAACACTGTATTCTGAAGTTATAAATATAATCCTTTCTGGTTTCTTATGCCTACCCCCtaggttttctcttctttaatgaTAATTGTTGGTAAGACTGAACCAAGCATCTTAGACACACTTGAGATTAAAACATAGCTTTTAGCGacttaattgaaaatatttcaaaataaagtttaaattactAAAAGTTAGTTTAGCTTCCAAGAGTTTAAGATGTATGTGTTGTTTGTTGGGCATTTTATTTCAGGAGCCGCCTAAAGAAAGACTACGATGATTTCAGAAGACAGCCTGATCATGATAAATTTACTAGAGAACTGTGGACTACTGAAGAAGGTGAAGGAGATCCTGGAAAAGAATCTCCTAAAGTAGAAATTAGTAAGTCTGTAGAGGTGACAGAACCTTTGGATATCCTGGAGAAAGATAACTTTGATTCAGGTAAGtattaaaactttctttaaatCAACACTAAAACCACAAAGAGAAGTTTTAGTATCTTTTGTGGAGATAAAGGTTAATCTGGTTAATGATGTGTATTAATTAGGAAAATCTGCCATGTTTTGAAGGTGTCCTGTGTCCTTGTAAAGGTTCCTTGGGATCATTACATTTCTAGGAGTTTCTGGAGCCAGTGCCTGCCTCCAAACTGTAGGCATGTCTTTGCTCATTATAGACCACACGTCTTTAATATACAATCCCTCTAAAATAAGTTcatcatctttttattattactatttttgaaGCACTGTTTTTGATGTTTGGTTTAAATGGAATTTGACAAGTCCCTAATCTGGGAAGATTTTTTATGAGGAATGACCAAGGTTGATGGCCTAATGAGACCCCAGAGTGGACATATCATCATAAGGGGGCTAGATTAGATTATCTATAATTCATTTCAGTTTATCAGattatattattctttaaatctagttaaataactttatttagtTATATAATAGGTTAGTGTGAAAATTTGTGGTTAGTAATTTTTTAACCTGTTGTTTTTCATGTCCTTGGTGACTTGAAAAAGAGTAGCTTCTCATCAACCCAGTTTGACTGatatgaacataatttttttactgtAGGAATAATTAACCCCAGAAACTCCTTTAGAGTCTCTCAAAATTAGAATGGAGAACTATCTCTCTTTGATTTCATGATTTCCTTATCTAGAAGAAAAGAACTAGACTGTATTCCCTTTCAGATCTAAATTCTGAGCTCTAATTGCTGGCCTGAGTATCTCTTTAAGAGATGtaaattttcctttgtgtttgtaTTGCAGCAGACTTAGagtttgaacaaaaaaaaattctgtcattaATACATAGTTGGGAATGGGTTGTGCTATCAAGATTGCCATGTCAAAGATCACCTTACCTTAATTTTCTAATCAGGGTGCTGAGACTTTGAAATCACCCTGTAGTagatttcttaataaaattcCAGTTCAAAGATTGACTTGCTTTTTTATAATTGGTCTTATTGCTATTCAGTTGCTGTTTTATTTAAACACAgtgtttgcttttataattttcagatgacatgaaacTGTCTGAAATAGATTTTCCTATGGCCAGAAGCAAGTTGTTGAAAAAGGAATTGCCTTCTAAAGATATTGCAAAGATGCTGCCTAAAACACTTAAACGACAGTCAAAACAAACTAATTATGTGGATGATAGCACAAAAGATCTTTCcccaaggaagaaagcaaagttaAGCACAAATGAGACAACAGTTGAGAATGCAGAAGGTGAGGTGCAGATTGACTATTTGAATGAATTCAAGCATACAGAGCCACTGTTTCCAGAGTCGTTTGCCTCAGTGGATTCAACACCAGTATCTATTCTCCAGAAAGGGACCAAACCTATTCAGGCCTTGCTTGCAAAGAATATTGGGAACAAAGTGACCTTAACAAATCAACTGCCCCCTTCCACAGATAAAACTGCTCCTGCTTTGGAAAAACCAGTTATATCTCCTCCAGAAGCAAGTCCTATAAAGCCAGCATTGACCTGCCACACCAGTACAAAAGGTCCTTTACAAATGGTATACAAAGTGCCCTGTGGCCAGTGGTTGCCCATAGATCTCCATAACAGCTCTGTAAAGATTCAGATGCAACCTGTGCTAGATtctaaaacaggagaaaaaatcaTGCAACAGGTTCTCATTCTGCCTAAGAATTTTGTGATTCAGCACAAGGAAGGGAAAGCAGTTGCAAAAGAAGTACCGCCACTTCAACAGAAAAGTACAGAACAACCTTGTTCATCTTTCCTGCAGACAACAAATGTAAACTCTTCTTTAGCATCAGTTCTTGTCAGCTCAGCAGGAACTGTTTCTACCCAGCTACCTAATATACTTTTCAATAGGACAATTACACCTTTGTCAAATAGTGATAGGCCACAACCTTTGTCACCTGTAACCTCCATAAGTAATTTATTAACACCACCAGTTAAGACTAGCCAGAGTGAGTCAGGAAAAGTCAAGAATGCAGTTTCAGCAGCCACATTTTCCCAGCCCATTGTTTCATCCACCATTTCCTCAACAGTTCAGCCTCTGTTATCAGCAACAACACTAAGTGGATCTACAAATCCTGGTAGTTCCCTCAACTCTTTTGCACAACAAACTCCTGATTCTTCTGAAGTAAAGCAAGAACTGAAAACTGTGTGTATAAGAGATTCACAGTCAATTCTTGTTAGGACACGAGGTGGGAACACTGGAGTTGTAAAAGTACAGACCAGTCCAGATCAAAATTCACCCAATAGCTTATCTTCAAGTTCAGTTTTCACTTTTGCTCCTCAGCTTCAGGCATTTCTGGTACCCAAATCAACAACTTCATCATCCTCTGTTTTTTCACCCTCAGTTGGAGTGACTACTACATCTAGTCTCCCATCTTTTAGCCAAACATCAACTTCTGATTCCATTCCATCTAGCTTTAATCCATCAgtgggaaagaatctcaagcttACATTAGGCCAGTCTTCCTGCGGTGGTAATTTGGGCCACGTGATAGATAAAGCTTCACATATGCCACCTTCTCCCTTAAAGTCCTCTCTTTCTTCTGGCACTCTACTATCATCAACAGCAAATAATTCAGTAAATGTAATTAGTGTATCAACAGGAGGTTTTGGACAAACCAGTACGAATGTTATTCATACTCCAAATAAACAACAGGGAGATTATTTCACAAAAAGTTTCCCTGTTACAAGATCAgaagcaacagcagcaacaaatgGTGATGTGATCAGTGCAACTGCAGTTCACAAACTTATGCTGGTGTCAGCTCCATCTGTTCTTTCTTCTAGCAGTGGAACTGCAATTAATGTGACACCTGCACCAACATCTACTGGTGTTTCTGCCCAgaaattagtttttattaatgCTCCAATTCCCAGTGGCACTTCAACTCCAACTATTGTGGCAGAACCATTAAAACAAACTCTTTCTCCCCCCTTGAGTAAAACATATGTTAAGACTCCAGAACAACCCCAGATAGTACTAATTCCATCAACAGTGGGAgcaccaataaaaataaattcatcaccAACTGTATCTCAGATAAAAGATGTGAAAATTGGACTAAACATAGGTCAAGCAATTGTAAACACTTCAGGCAGTGTGCCACCTATACCATCAATTAACATATTGCAAAATGTAaccccaaaaggagaagaaaaaagtacCAAGGGCTATGTTTTGCCATTGTCAACAAGTTGTAATTCAATTCCAGTAAGCTCAAGTTTTGTGAGTCAAAATATTACTCCTCTTAATGAATCAATGGTTTCTGCAACAAGAGCAGTAAACATGTTTTCAGTAACAGGAGCAAACGTGTCTTTGGGTTCTCTTTCAGTGACCTCAGCCTCTGCTTCCGTTGGGACACGACCTCCTGTTTTAGTCAGTGGAAATGATACCTCTTCAAGAATTATGCCTATTTTGTCAAATAGACTTTGCACGTCAAATCTCGGAAACACTGTGGCTATATCAACTGTGAAAACAGGACATCTTGCATCATCTGTTCTGATTTCAACTACACAACCAACAGTGTCTCCTAAATGTTTAACATCAGCTTTGCAGATCCCTGTTACTGTTGCCTTACCTACACCTGTGACTGTATCCCCTAAAATAATCAACACAGTTCCACAAGTGGCAACTGTACCAGGAGCCACATGTTCTATATCTCTTTCTAAAAGACAATCTCGGACTTCTGTCCAGATTCAGTCACCAGGGATTTTAACTACAGTGCcaacaaatataaacacaaataaaccTCAAACTGAATTGCCATCCCTTTCACAAAGTCTAGGTAAAGTAATTAATATTTCCAATTTTGCTTCTCTGCCAAACCAGCAAATGTCCTCTGCTTTAGTAAAATCAACCTCAAGTTACAGTTCTGCTCCTGGTGGCTCTGCCATTCACACTGCTACAGCACCATCAAAAGTGAATAGTGTGATAGGGGGTCAGTTCAGTGAACCTTATATTCAGCAAAAAATAGTCATCAACACCAGTACACCTTTGGCACCTGGTACTCAGATCATGATTAATGGAACCCGGTTTATTGTCCCACCACAAGGTCTTGGAGCTGGTAGCCATGTTCTTCTTATATCTACTAATCCAAAATATGGACCTCCCTTAGTTCTTAACAGTGGCCAAGGCCTTCCGGCTATATCAGTAGATAACCCTGCCCAGATCACACTAGCATCAAATAATTCTTTAAGTGGGCAACCTGTGAAGCATTCTCTAAGAAGTTCtacaaaaattataaactctCTTGGGAATGTCAGTCCTCTACCCACAGTACATACAACATCACAGATCATAAACACAACTGCTAAAGTGTCTGTTCCACTTCCCGCACCAACAGTGTCATTGACTTCAGTAATTAAGTCTCCTCCAGCTACTCTTTTGGCTAAGACCTCTTTGGTTTCTGCCATTTGTTCTACTAATCCTCCACTGCCAAGTAGCACATCAGTATTTCATCTGGACACATCAGTCAAAAAATTGTTGGTTAGCCCAGAAGGAGCCATTTTGAATACCATAAATCCTCCAGCATCTAaggtttcttctctctcctcctctctctctcaaattgtTGTATCTGCTAGTCGAaatcctgcctctgtcttccctgCTTTTCACTCATCTGACTTAGAGAAGCCCAACACAGCTGCATCCTGAATTTAGACTAAATGAGCCAGTTTTTAAATAATGGGGCATTGTTTTGACTcccataaaaattttaactttattatacTGTTGAAAACATACTATACATAGTTCTGTGTGTTTTAATGTATCTTTTCATTAGCTTGCAACAAGGCTTTGTTTCCTTTGGGAGAAAAAGATCTGTTCCATTTAACTCATTGGTATGAGTATGTTTTCCAAAGTTGTTTAAAATAGAATCTACCTGTCTGTATTGCATAGATTGGACAAAGTCAAGTTTCACTAGTTCGTAGTAGGCTAGCTCTTTGCACACTTGAATTGACATGTTTCTTCTTGAACTTGGACTATGGCAGTGTGTATCAACAATATTGTATTCTGTGTCATTAGTgaaatcttgttttttgttttctgtaaaaatataaataaatgtatgtatgtgtgtgtgtatacacacacacacacacacacatatttatgcaTTGTGAAAATGCAGTCCATGTTGTAAAATTGTACATATTCCTAAATCCCTAACAACCTGTACTAAACTATATGTACAAAGAACTATGCTgtcttatttatgttttgtttacataatgtatagttttttaaatattttagtaattttggACCAGTGAACTGTTAGCAACAATGCAGAAGAATCTGCATGTAATAAACTGAGTTGCTGTATTTCTTTGTTTGAATACCGTTTTTAAATTGCGTTCTTGTTCCATTGAAagaatacattatataaaatgaagacagCCCTTTACAAAAAGGAATTAAAGGTGGGAAATTTGAATTAATGGCTAGCATTTGTACAAGGTTTTACAGTTTACAAACTTTACTTCATATATCTTACTTACTTTTCACAGTAGTCTTGAAAGATTAAGTGATGTTGTCCGAGGTCATCCAGCAAGTGGGTGGTAGACCTGAGCCATTAGTTGAACCTGATGCTTTAAATTTCCATGATTGTACATTACTTCTATTATAAAATTTCACTTtggatttcattgttttaagttttttgtcttatttcaccaCCAAATTCCCCATTGATTAAGTAATCTTTCAGGCCAATGTGTTTGGTCTGTATTTATGCACCTCAGATatgctttgttatttattttcaaatttagattCACAAGAAGTTGTGATGGTAGTATGGAGAGGTCTTATGTACCCTATATATAGCTTCCCTCCtgatatgtctgtttttatattgAGGTATTATTTCATAGTTGACTGATTttccaaaatgataaaacataagaattttcctttttttaatttagaataacAAATGAATTTGAACACCTTCAATTATTTATAAgcattctttgcttttgtttgctgttcttttttcaatCACAGCAGTCACTTATATTCTGTTGTAAAACAAGTGATTTTTATGGGGCAGCTTCTTCTCAGGGTTTGACTTTGTGATATTTCAGAATATgcctcattttaaataaaagatagatTTTATTATCACAATGAACACTGagtagtgtatagaattgttaaatcactatactgtgcactcaaaactaatataacactgtatattaactgtactggaattaaaatttttaaaagtctgggaaaaaagacacagcataaggaatacacaaaaaaaatgtataattgcTTAgtcataaataaatatctttttaagaaGGCAAAgcataaaaagtcaaaaaaagatagattttatatttattgcatcTTTATCCATTATCTAAGATAGTGATTGTATATTCATCCAGATTATGTTTATAATGACGTTAAACGTCATCACATGGAGTTGTAGTCTAGGGTTAAAAATGATGGGGAAGAGTAGGCCTGAAGACTTCCTTTGAAACTACACTGAAATGTATTAGTTATCAAAGTGGAAAGGGTGTGAGGATGTTCCTGGAAAGTTGCTAAAGGCTCTCAAAAATCTATATTTATGTTCTAAAACAGTGCCTTTGCCAATCATGTCTATGTTCTCCTCTGTAGTCACTGCCCGTCTTTCCCTGTCAGTTTAGAAAGACCTTGGATTTCAAGGGAATGTGGGTGATATTTGGGAATGCAATTGCATTGTGCATAggtgtgctcaataaataaatgtacttacATACTCaacttttaaagcaaaacaaccagaaattattcatcttttccctttAAAGAATTCTCCAAGCCATTTCTAGAAACTAATTTACTGAATTACCTATGGCCCAACTTTAATCCCAGTGAAGGACCTAAACTAATTATTAACCACAATTCTTTTCTAACTCCTAAATCCAAAATCCTAATATGACCTTTGAAACTCTGTGTGATCTGGTGAAACTTTTAGAGTGAAGCCCCAGTCCTCAACCCTGCCATCCCCTTGGGGATTAAAAGGGGCCTCAATCTATTGCTGCTTACCTCACCAGCTTCTTTTCAACCTATTCCCTTGCTTATTGCACTctagttttcttttagtttctagaAAGTTCAAGGCATTCCTAGAAGTTCTCTTTGACTTAATGTTTCATTACATATTCCCATTACATATTACATAACTCCCTCTCCTTACTTCATCCTAGCCAGCATCATGATATCGTAGTCATTCATAGATTGAGAAGGGCA
This DNA window, taken from Acinonyx jubatus isolate Ajub_Pintada_27869175 chromosome D4, VMU_Ajub_asm_v1.0, whole genome shotgun sequence, encodes the following:
- the KIAA2026 gene encoding uncharacterized protein KIAA2026 homolog isoform X1; this encodes MSLPETPGEMEPAGEEERPPPATKEEDDKQEMAVAVPASRPAQGRGTSSQEEEDDEEEEEEAMVVGGGGCKEQDLTYELQQGYRILGEFLQEKHRGLTAPFLQPLGGVAFGEAEVAEGPRSGGRGGRALPQQVGQGMCLLQMEEKFAGGQYRGITEFVADFRLMLETCYRLHGVDHWISKQGQKLEMMLEQKLALLSRHLREKTTIAVTSRGYYGLEDEKGTACTSTRRRSTPRSLAGLTSGVFESIMVQVLRQEEQLRAKEEKRLREQERKEAEEASQKEMEEWERKLLAQAAPTCMETMWEIPAIGHFLCLAQQILNLPEIVFYELERCLLMPQCNAFLSKIMTSLLSPPHRRPTLHRRPTLPYRTWEAALRQKVQQWYTAVGQTENPDNCAEKLGLCPQFFKVLGEVNPLEEKPFHELPFYQKVWLLKGLCDFVYETQKEVQDAVLGQPIHECREVILGYDYLENAYVHFPQFCGADVRIYKQRPFQAPEFPVPPIKIQRVPRIKLEKLKCDYVSTSNGEHRCSIGLSSAFKKEQETNFDTTWGSAKMNLDNHDIPVEMEVKSSCEIRICRPCEIKKTDCYKENLGEPGSPGEVTGFGEPLSPGEIRFIENQEKYGEASRVKPEPSPLKENALKSCQIHVNGSHSDHPEFNCHKVVRDILLEQSLQSHKKIKLTKMRAKKKKKKKKKLKDVLNENLQRKRESLHSLAFKSYKPEIQNKLLIIKKKAKHKKHKSGKKSISKKAITKKRKTVTKSPTVPEFQLICTNLDELRELITKIENELKDLENSRKKSGKWYHRRQAVKELHGTLIRLLNELLPWEPKLMKAFQRNRSRLKKDYDDFRRQPDHDKFTRELWTTEEGEGDPGKESPKVEISKSVEVTEPLDILEKDNFDSDDMKLSEIDFPMARSKLLKKELPSKDIAKMLPKTLKRQSKQTNYVDDSTKDLSPRKKAKLSTNETTVENAEGEVQIDYLNEFKHTEPLFPESFASVDSTPVSILQKGTKPIQALLAKNIGNKVTLTNQLPPSTDKTAPALEKPVISPPEASPIKPALTCHTSTKGPLQMVYKVPCGQWLPIDLHNSSVKIQMQPVLDSKTGEKIMQQVLILPKNFVIQHKEGKAVAKEVPPLQQKSTEQPCSSFLQTTNVNSSLASVLVSSAGTVSTQLPNILFNRTITPLSNSDRPQPLSPVTSISNLLTPPVKTSQSESGKVKNAVSAATFSQPIVSSTISSTVQPLLSATTLSGSTNPGSSLNSFAQQTPDSSEVKQELKTVCIRDSQSILVRTRGGNTGVVKVQTSPDQNSPNSLSSSSVFTFAPQLQAFLVPKSTTSSSSVFSPSVGVTTTSSLPSFSQTSTSDSIPSSFNPSVGKNLKLTLGQSSCGGNLGHVIDKASHMPPSPLKSSLSSGTLLSSTANNSVNVISVSTGGFGQTSTNVIHTPNKQQGDYFTKSFPVTRSEATAATNGDVISATAVHKLMLVSAPSVLSSSSGTAINVTPAPTSTGVSAQKLVFINAPIPSGTSTPTIVAEPLKQTLSPPLSKTYVKTPEQPQIVLIPSTVGAPIKINSSPTVSQIKDVKIGLNIGQAIVNTSGSVPPIPSINILQNVTPKGEEKSTKGYVLPLSTSCNSIPVSSSFVSQNITPLNESMVSATRAVNMFSVTGANVSLGSLSVTSASASVGTRPPVLVSGNDTSSRIMPILSNRLCTSNLGNTVAISTVKTGHLASSVLISTTQPTVSPKCLTSALQIPVTVALPTPVTVSPKIINTVPQVATVPGATCSISLSKRQSRTSVQIQSPGILTTVPTNINTNKPQTELPSLSQSLGKVINISNFASLPNQQMSSALVKSTSSYSSAPGGSAIHTATAPSKVNSVIGGQFSEPYIQQKIVINTSTPLAPGTQIMINGTRFIVPPQGLGAGSHVLLISTNPKYGPPLVLNSGQGLPAISVDNPAQITLASNNSLSGQPVKHSLRSSTKIINSLGNVSPLPTVHTTSQIINTTAKVSVPLPAPTVSLTSVIKSPPATLLAKTSLVSAICSTNPPLPSSTSVFHLDTSVKKLLVSPEGAILNTINPPASKVSSLSSSLSQIVVSASRNPASVFPAFHSSDLEKPNTAAS
- the KIAA2026 gene encoding uncharacterized protein KIAA2026 homolog isoform X2 — its product is MSLPETPGEMEPAGEEERPPPATKEEDDKQEMAVAVPASRPAQGRGTSSQEEEDDEEEEEEAMVVGGGGCKEQDLTYELQQGYRILGEFLQEKHRGLTAPFLQPLGGVAFGEAEVAEGPRSGGRGGRALPQQVGQGMCLLQMEEKFAGGQYRGITEFVADFRLMLETCYRLHGVDHWISKQGQKLEMMLEQKLALLSRHLREKTTIAVTSRGYYGLEDEKGTACTSTRRRSTPRSLAGLTSGVFESIMVQVLRQEEQLRAKEEKRLREQERKEAEEASQKEMEEWERKLLAQAAPTCMETMWEIPAIGHFLCLAQQILNLPEIVFYELERCLLMPQCNAFLSKIMTSLLSPPHRRPTLHRRPTLPYRTWEAALRQKVQQWYTAVGQTENPDNCAEKLGLCPQFFKVLGEVNPLEEKPFHELPFYQKVWLLKGLCDFVYETQKEVQDAVLGQPIHECREVILGYDYLENAYVHFPQFCGADVRIYKQRPFQAPEFPVPPIKIQRVPRIKLEKLKCDYVSTSNGEHRCSIGLSSAFKKEQETNFDTTWGSAKMNLDNHDIPVEMEVKSSCEIRICRPCEIKKTDCYKENLGEPGSPGEVTGFGEPLSPGEIRFIENQEKYGEASRVKPEPSPLKENALKSCQIHVNGSHSDHPEFNCHKVVRDILLEQSLQSHKKIKLTKMRAKKKKKKKKKLKDVLNENLQRKRESLHSLAFKSYKPEIQNKLLIIKKKAKHKKHKSGKKSISKKAITKKRKTVTKSPTVPEFQGKWYHRRQAVKELHGTLIRLLNELLPWEPKLMKAFQRNRSRLKKDYDDFRRQPDHDKFTRELWTTEEGEGDPGKESPKVEISKSVEVTEPLDILEKDNFDSDDMKLSEIDFPMARSKLLKKELPSKDIAKMLPKTLKRQSKQTNYVDDSTKDLSPRKKAKLSTNETTVENAEGEVQIDYLNEFKHTEPLFPESFASVDSTPVSILQKGTKPIQALLAKNIGNKVTLTNQLPPSTDKTAPALEKPVISPPEASPIKPALTCHTSTKGPLQMVYKVPCGQWLPIDLHNSSVKIQMQPVLDSKTGEKIMQQVLILPKNFVIQHKEGKAVAKEVPPLQQKSTEQPCSSFLQTTNVNSSLASVLVSSAGTVSTQLPNILFNRTITPLSNSDRPQPLSPVTSISNLLTPPVKTSQSESGKVKNAVSAATFSQPIVSSTISSTVQPLLSATTLSGSTNPGSSLNSFAQQTPDSSEVKQELKTVCIRDSQSILVRTRGGNTGVVKVQTSPDQNSPNSLSSSSVFTFAPQLQAFLVPKSTTSSSSVFSPSVGVTTTSSLPSFSQTSTSDSIPSSFNPSVGKNLKLTLGQSSCGGNLGHVIDKASHMPPSPLKSSLSSGTLLSSTANNSVNVISVSTGGFGQTSTNVIHTPNKQQGDYFTKSFPVTRSEATAATNGDVISATAVHKLMLVSAPSVLSSSSGTAINVTPAPTSTGVSAQKLVFINAPIPSGTSTPTIVAEPLKQTLSPPLSKTYVKTPEQPQIVLIPSTVGAPIKINSSPTVSQIKDVKIGLNIGQAIVNTSGSVPPIPSINILQNVTPKGEEKSTKGYVLPLSTSCNSIPVSSSFVSQNITPLNESMVSATRAVNMFSVTGANVSLGSLSVTSASASVGTRPPVLVSGNDTSSRIMPILSNRLCTSNLGNTVAISTVKTGHLASSVLISTTQPTVSPKCLTSALQIPVTVALPTPVTVSPKIINTVPQVATVPGATCSISLSKRQSRTSVQIQSPGILTTVPTNINTNKPQTELPSLSQSLGKVINISNFASLPNQQMSSALVKSTSSYSSAPGGSAIHTATAPSKVNSVIGGQFSEPYIQQKIVINTSTPLAPGTQIMINGTRFIVPPQGLGAGSHVLLISTNPKYGPPLVLNSGQGLPAISVDNPAQITLASNNSLSGQPVKHSLRSSTKIINSLGNVSPLPTVHTTSQIINTTAKVSVPLPAPTVSLTSVIKSPPATLLAKTSLVSAICSTNPPLPSSTSVFHLDTSVKKLLVSPEGAILNTINPPASKVSSLSSSLSQIVVSASRNPASVFPAFHSSDLEKPNTAAS